A genome region from Cucumis sativus cultivar 9930 chromosome 4, Cucumber_9930_V3, whole genome shotgun sequence includes the following:
- the LOC101213108 gene encoding receptor-like cytoplasmic kinase 176, which yields MGVCWSDRSKSLSPPKGLTRFKSKRGDGEHSHISSSKVSSASIPVTPRSEDEILQCSNLKNFSFNELKTATRNFRPDSVVGEGGFGSVFKGWIDEHSLTPTKAGTGLVIAVKRLNREGVQGHKEWLAEINYLGQLSHPNLVKLIGYCFEDDHRLLVYEFMQKGSAENHLFRRSSHFRPLSWNVRIKIALDAARGLAFLHNSDAKVIYRDFKTSNILLDANYDAKLSDFGLARDGPIGDQSHVSTKIMGTHGYAAPEYLATGHLTAKSDVYSFGVVLLELLSGRRALDKNRPTGEHNLVDWAKPYLVNKHKIRRVMDNRLEGHYALGQAQRAANLAFLCLAIDPKYRPTMNEVVTSLEQLQKPSEVLRSGRESHNGQSNGRTKKT from the exons ATGGGGGTTTGTTGGAGTGATCGTTCCAAGTCTTTGAGTCCTCCTAAAG GTCTTACAAGGTTTAAGTCTAAGAGAGGAGATGGGGAACATTCTCATATTTCCAGCAGCAAGGTATCATCAGCTTCTATACCGGTGACGCCTCGGAGTGAAGATGAAATTCTGCAATGCTCCAATCTGAAAAACTTCAGCTTTAACGAATTGAAAACTGCAACGAGAAACTTCCGCCCTGATAGTGTTGTTGGAGAGGGTGGATTTGGTTCAGTATTCAAAGGTTGGATCGACGAGCATTCCCTAACTCCCACCAAGGCTGGCACTGGCTTGGTTATTGCTGTGAAGAGGCTCAACAGAGAGGGGGTGCAGGGTCACAAGGAGTGGCTG GCTGAGATCAACTACTTGGGGCAGCTTTCCCATCCTAATCTTGTGAAGCTCATTGGTTACTGCTTTGAAGATGATCACAGGTTGCTGGTATATGAGTTCATGCAAAAGGGCAGTGCAGAAAATCATCTTTTCAGAA GAAGCTCTCATTTTCGACCGCTTTCATGGAATGTTCGGATTAAAATTGCTCTTGATGCTGCCAGAGGACTTGCATTTCTTCACAACAGCGATGCGAAAGTCATATATCGTGACTTCAAGACATCTAATATTCTTCTTGATGCA AACTATGATGCAAAGCTTTCTGATTTTGGATTAGCTAGAGATGGGCCAATTGGAGATCAAAGCCATGTCTCTACGAAAATAATGGGGACTCATGGATATGCAGCTCCTGAATACTTAGCCACAG GTCATCTCACGGCAAAAAGCGACGTATATAGTTTTGGAGTAGTTCTTCTTGAACTGCTATCAGGACGACGAGCCTTAGACAAGAATCGACCAACAGGGGAACACAACTTGGTCGATTGGGCAAAACCATATCTAGTAAATAAGCACAAAATCCGTCGTGTCATGGACAATCGACTTGAGGGCCACTATGCTTTGGGACAAGCACAAAGGGCAGCAAACCTTGCGTTTCTTTGCCTAGCTATAGATCCCAAGTATAGGCCCACCATGAATGAGGTTGTAACATCATTGGAGCAGCTTCAGAAACCATCTGAGGTTTTGAGAAGTGGAAGAGAAAGTCATAATGGTCAGTCAaatggaagaacaaagaaaacatga